From one Lotus japonicus ecotype B-129 chromosome 3, LjGifu_v1.2 genomic stretch:
- the LOC130744742 gene encoding stem 28 kDa glycoprotein-like yields the protein MTDWNYIRRRRLIYGLTVDRAAAPALPESLKLYNKLLSIGIKVAFLTGRPLAQKDITAKNLKLAGFYTWEKLILKEPSTYSGKTAVTYKSAERKKLEEEGYRIIGNIGDQWSDILGTTTGNRTFKLPDPMYYIS from the exons atgaCAGATTGGAACTATATAAGGAGACGGCGTTTAATCTATGGGTTGACCGTTGACCGTGCTGCCGCACCTGCACTGCCGGAGTCTCTGAAACTGTACAACAAACTCTTGTCTATTGGCATCAAGGTTGCATTCTTAACAGGAAGACCATTGGCTCAAAAGGATATTACTGCTAAGAACTTAAAGCTTGCTGGGTTCTACACTTGGGAAAAGCTCATTCTCAA GGAACCATCAACATATTCTGGTAAAACAGCAGTTACATACAAATCAGCGGAGAGAAAGAAACTGGAGGAAGAAGGATACAGAATCATTGGAAACATTGGAGACCAGTGGAGTGATATCTTAGGAACCACCACAGGCAACAGGACTTTCAAGCTGCCTGATCCCATGTACTACATTAGTTGA
- the LOC130744741 gene encoding uncharacterized protein LOC130744741 — protein sequence MNGKAVIYKKNDKNRVRFACKQEECRFIAYCANIKGTSTYRIKTLNPDHTCGRTFNNRAATTKWIAKVIEDRMRNSNGIMQVKEIIHEMRTRYSVGVSWGTAWNARKIAKEAVEGDALKQFTLITSYAAELMRVNPENTAAIILRYIPTTLQPRFGCFYMCLEGCKSAFKLACRPFIGIDGCHLKTKYGGILLIDVGRDSNDQYFPLAFAVVEAECKESWRWFLNHLMRDIGDNVFAEDFPGIEHRYCVRHLYANFKQKFGGGTEVRDLLMWASKATYKELWEEKMQEIKKINEAAYWWLMAIPTIHWCRHAFSYFPKCDVTMNNLAEAFNCTILVARDKPLITMFEWIRKYLMTRFATLREKSKKWKGNVMPKPRKRLDREIKYSGNWVATWVAQGLFQVEHAGFEDQFIVDIDKQSCTCNYWELNGIPCRHVVACFNDKGLKPENYVHQYYLRATYEICYGHMISPINGENKWPKMSQDDILPPEIKRGPGRPKKLRRREPDEPDKKNPTKLKRGGSSYTCGLWLYYITRCVCFCSINSRSSTTSTAASRAKKQAPPPATRKAKKQPTPSQPAAAAIATNQAPQPPPASPAAAVRARHQAPQPPPPSPAAAARARHEGQPAARSASQPKKPAATKPSKPAAQPSKSAAQPSKPAAQPKKPVAAAPNQRGKKRGADNEIFHWIPGDQGKKRVIKRRRWI from the exons ATGAATGGGAAGGCTGTGATATACAAGAAGAATGACAAGAATAGGGTGAGGTTTGCTTGCAAGCAAGAAGAATGTAGATTCATTGCATACTGTGCCAATATAAAAGGGACTTCAACATACAGGATTAAGACACTTAATCCTGATCACACATGTGGAAGAACATTCAATAATAGGGCAGCAACAACTAAGTGGATTGCAAAGGTCATTGAGGACAGAATGAGGAATTCTAATGGGATAATGCAAGTCAAGGAGATTATTCATGAGATGAGGACAAGGTACAGTGTTGGTGTCAGTTGGGGGACTGCTTGGAATGCAAGAAAAATTGCTAAGGAGGCTGTTGAGGGAGATGCCCTAAAGCAGTTCACCTTGataacatcttatgcagctGAGCTCATGAGGGTGAATCCTGAAAACACAGCAGCTATCATTCTGAGATATATTCCCACCACACTTCAGCCTAGATTTGGTTGTTTTTATATGTGTTTGGAGGGATGCAAATCTGCTTTTAAGCTCGCTTGCAGACCATTTATTGGGATTGATGGATGTCACCTCAAAACCAAATATGGTGGCATCCTTCTCATTGATGTGGGAAGGGACTCAAATGATCAATACTTCCCACTGGCATTTGCAGTGGTTGAAgctgagtgcaaagaatcttgGAGATGGTTTTTGAACCATTTGATGCGGGATATTGGGGATAATG TGTTTGCTGAGGACTTTCCTGGTATAGAGCACCGCTATTGTGTGAGACATTTGTACGCAAACTTCAAGCAGAAGTTTGGTGGAGGAACTGAGGTTAGAGACCTGCTGATGTGGGCATCCAAAGCAACATATAAGGAGCTGTGGGAGGAGAAAATGCAAGAAATCAAAAAAATCAATGAAGCTGCTTACTGGTGGCTGATGGCAATCCCTACGATACATTGGTGCAGGCATGCTTTTTCTTATTTCCCTAAATGTGATGTAACCATGAATAATTTGGCTGAGGCTTTCAACTGTACCATTTTAGTTGCTAGGGACAAACCCCTTATCACAATGTTTGAATGGATTAGGAAGTATTTAATGACCAGATTTGCTACTTTGagagaaaaaagtaaaaaatggaAGGGTAATGTGATGCCTAAACCTAGAAAGAGGCTAGATAGAGAGATAAAGTATAGTGGTAATTGGGTAGCAACTTGGGTTGCTCAAGGTCTATTCCAAGTTGAGCATGCTGGTTTTGAAGACCAGTTTATAGTTGATATAGATAAGCAATCATGTACCTGCAACTATTGGGAATTAAATGGAATTCCCTGTAGACATGTTGTGGCTTGCTTCAATGATAAGGGTCTTAAGCCTGAGAATTATGTGCATCAATATTACCTTAGAGCAACTTATGAAATTTGCTATGGGCACATGATTTCCCCAATTAATGGTGAGAATAAATGGCCAAAGATGAGTCAAGATGACATCCTTCCTCCTGAGATTAAAAGAGGGCCAGGAAGGCCCAAAAAATTAAGGAGAAGGGAACCTGATGAACCAGATAAGAAGAATCCAACCAAATTGAAAAGAGGAGGTAGTTCTTACACATGTG GTCTTTGGCTCTATTACATCACAAGATGTGTCTGCTTCTGCTCCATCAACTCAAGAAGCTCCACCACCTCCACTGCCGCTTCAAGAGCAAAAAAACAAGCTCCACCACCTGCCACTAGAAAAGCCAAAAAACAACCAACACCATCTCAGCCTGCTGCAGCTGCCATAGCTACAAATCAAgcaccacaaccacctccaGCATCTCCAGCTGCAGCTGTCAGAGCTAGACATCAAgcaccacaaccacctccaccatctccAGCTGCAGCTGCTAGGGCAAGACATGAAGGACAACCTGCTGCTAGATCTGCATCACAACCAAAGAAGCCTGCTGCTACTAAGCCCTCCAAGCCTGCTGCTCAGCCCTCAAAGTCTGCTGCTCAGCCCTCAAAGCCTGCTGCACAACCCAAGAAACCTGTTGCTGCTGCTCCTAATCAAAGGGGAAAAAAGAGAGGGGCAGACAATGAGATTTTTCATTGGATTCCAGGAGACCAAGGAAAGAAGAGAGTTATCAAAAGGAGAAGATGGATCTGA